From the Ignavibacteria bacterium genome, the window TCGCTCGAGATCATTCAGGCTGGTGCTTCGGTAACGAATGCCACACCGAACGCCTTCGATTATTTCGAAGGATCCAAGGCAACGGCGAACCTCTCCGGTATCTACGAGCGCGTAGACCGCGGTTCCACAGACACAAAGACGATCGCCCTGAACAACAGTGGATCCGAGCCTGTGACGGTTGACCTCACAGTTAGCAATTCTGAAGCTCTTGCTCAGATCGGCATGGCTGCAGAGATCGTGCCAGCAACGGTGACCATTCCAGGGAATGGCACGGCTACAACTGAACTCAAGGTCACAGGACCGGATCGTTCGGTGTTTGTATCGATCGGAACCTCCTTGGCCGCTACGGATGGCCTTGGCGGCATGGTACCGAACGTGTATTACCTCGTCAATGGCGGTAAGGTTGTGAACTATTACGGTCTTGGTAATGAAGGTGCTCCGCTGACGCAGATCGCCGCTCAATCATCTGCCAAGTATCTCAAGGATGTGGTCTATATGCCATATTCAACAGAGATCCTCACGAACTACCCATCAAGTGAATTCGATGCAGCGATCTTTGCATTTGATGCATACTGGCTGAACCTGCGCGGAACAACACTGACAGAAATCGAAAACCTTCTCAAGGCAAAGAAGGGCATTTGGATCCAGTCGCAAGCAGGTATGTACGCTGCATTCGACCGTTATTCCACAAATGCAGCATTCGATCCAACACGTGTTTGGTATCGGACAGTTGCCGGTATTGACCTCAGCAAGTTCGAATTCCGTGCAAACTTCGATGCAAATGGTAACCCAACGTCACTCATCCAGTTCCCTGTAAAGGGCGTTACGGGTGATCCGATCGGTGGCGGTATCACATTCACGGGCAATGCAGCAACGCAAGACTATCCGTACTACGCTCTTGGCACGGACATCATCAAGCTCACGTCGGGCTCCAAGGCCAAGCCGGTGCTGTATTACGACAACAACCAAAACAATGTGGCTATGGTTCGTGTAGAGCCTACCTATGGTGGACGTCTTGTCTACGGTTCGGTTGGTTCCGAGATCATCGCTGCTACTGCGTCTCGCAATGCACTCACAGAAAAGGTCATTGACTGGTTGCTTGGAACTGATGCTGCCGCTCCAAAGATCGCTGTAAGCCTCAGCACGCTCAACTTCGGCGCTGTTGAAGTTGATGCTTCAAAGGAAATGTCCTTCACACTTACCAACACCGGTAATTCTGAACTGAACATCACAGACTACGCTCTTACGGGTGCAGATGCAATGTCGTTCGATATCACAGGTGGCGGGATTGTGAATGGCGTACCGATCAAGGTTGCAGCCGGTGCAACACATGTTGTGAAGGTCACCTTTGCACCTACGTCCAAGAAGACGATCTTCGGTGCTGTTCTTGCCTTTGTTTCAAATGCAGCTGATGCTCCAACTGTTCAGCTTCGTGGTTCGAGCACTGTTACAAGTGTTGAAACAGAAGTTGTCAGCGAAACCGGTGCCATCGGACTCTCGCTTGTCGGAGCCAACCCTGTTGCCGACAACTCCGCTGTTCGTCTCACATCGAACGGAAACGTGACCGTAACAGTTGTTGATGCAGCGGGACGTACGGTTTCGACGCTGTTTGACGGCGCTGTGAACGGCACGGAAACGGTCTCGATCGCTTCCTCAACTCTCACGTCAGGTACATACTCGATCGTAGCGACAAACGGAGCTGATCGTGCTGTCCTTACAGTGGTTGTAGTGCGCTAACCATTCGCGTAAAAACAATAACGGCCGTCTCGCTTTTGGCGAGACGCCGTTTCTTTTTCTATTCTAGGATCGGAGCAGCTCCGCTATCTGCGATAACTATACTTAGCGTTTGCCGGAAGCGGCGTGCGTAGTCGATAGTCGCCAAATCCTGTATTGTCTTCGAACGTGAACGACAAGTTGTTTGGGTATAGCCACCTCGTAACAATGGAGACTCCGTTCTGTGCCGTGAATCTCTCTGTGTTCATCGGTTCACCGTAGATGATATATACTCGCCCCATATCCGTGAGCCATCCCTCTGTATAGGACTTGAACCTGCGATTGGCCTGCTCAATGCGAGAGTAATATTCTTCTAGAGCCTCGTTTCGTACTGTTGATGACGTGGGATCGAGTTTCTTCCAGTAGTCTTCAAATCTCGTGAGTCGTTCTATCTCCGTTGCTCCGCCTTGGATCACATCGATGTCGCTCTGGTCGGCTACATAGATCAACTGCTTGATTGCCTTTGTAACGTCACTGAGGACTGCCCCAGTCATAGAGCGCGGGACCACATACGGTCGTGTGCGCTCCGCAAGAACGATGTTCGTATCTGCAACCTCGGAACCACCCACCGGGTGAAGCCGCAGTCGCAACGAATACGTGCCTGGGATCATTCGTGGTGGTGTTGTGAGTGGTACAAAGGACTGTATGACGTTCCTCTCGGCGATAAAGGGCTCTCCCGTTCCGGATGCAAGCATACGTCCGTCTGTAGCTTCGATGGTCCATGCGAGGAGACCCTTCGTGGGCACATCCTTGAGGTAGATCTCTACAAAGGCGAATAGGGATACCTCGTTCGACCACACGATGTCTCCAACATAGGGCACAATGGAGAATCGATCACCGCGCTGTTCAATGTCACTTGCTAGCATCACGGAGCTCATGTTCGTTGACCCTGTTGCCAGAGAGGGGACAACGATCTTCCGTGTAACAGTATGATCGCGTCGTCCAAACACGTCGCGTGCAATGATTTCAATGCGATATGTACCCGGTCGAAGCTCATATCGTCGAACAGCATTGTCTGCTTTTCCGGTCTTCCCCCGCGCAACGGCATAATCGTCCTCAACCACGCTCCGCTTATACGTTGAATCGAACAGCTTTCTGCCGGCTGTATCGCGAACGGTAGTTGTAACGGAGTACTCTCCAACCATCGTGCCGTTGTACTCGGAGAACTGCAATGACTCATAGGGCACGGATACATAGACATCGACCCGTGTCATGGCGGGGTTCACGACGCTTCGGAATGACAGCACATCAACCATGAATGGAGCGGGTATCGCTGGCTGTGCAAGCACGTTTGACATTCCACCCGCGAGGGTGCACAATGCAATGAGGGTAGGTGTTTTCATGGTATTGGTCAGATCCGAACCGACACCTTCCATTGGTCGCGTGCCTCTCGTGCGAGGCGTTCCCGTTCGTCGGGATGTGCGATGTGGATCAGCGTCTCCGCACGTTCTCGAAGTGTCTTTCCATGAAGATAGGCGATGCCGTGTTCTGTTACCACATAGTGCACATGCGCTCTTGAGGTAACCACTCCTGCACCGGGCTTCAAGATCGTTGCAATGCGACTCACACCCTTTGCCGTTCGTGAGGGAAGTGCGATGATCGGTTTGCCGCCTCTCGATAATGCAGAACCCCGCATGAAATCTACCTGACCACCGACGCCTGAGTAGGGGGCCGTTCCGATCGAATCAGCACAGACCTGGCCACTGAGATCCACTTCGATGGCGCTGTTGATCGCCGTCATCTTGGGATTCCGTTGGATCACCGTTGGGTTGTTCACGTAGGCCACATCAAGCATGGCCACCATCGGATTATCATCGATGAACTCGTACACCTTCTTGGTTCCCATCACAAACGTTGCCACGATCTTGTTCGGGTGTACCGTTTTACGTCTTCCATTCACAACGCCCTTCTCAAGGAGAGGGATCAGACCATCACTGAACATCTCTGTATGAACGCCAAGGTCCTTGTGTCCGTGAAGTTCGTGAAGAACAGCGTCGGGAATAGCGCCAATGCCCATTTGCAGGGTAGCCCCATCATCAACAAGGGATGCAACGTGACGTCCGATGGCTTGCTCCACCTCTCCCAGCTCCGGCGGCTGTACCTCAAAGATCGGATCATCCACTTCAACCATGTACGTAAGTCGGTTCATGTGAACCAAGGCATCTCCATGCGTACGCGGCATGTTGGGATTGATCTGAGCGATCACGATCTCAGCCGAAAGGAGTGCTTCATGCGCTGCCTCAACCGTAACTCCGAGTGAGCAGAACCCATGTTTGTCAGGGGGCGAGACGTTGATCAATGCAACATCGATGTCGAGAATGTTGCTGCGAAACAGGTGTGGGATCTCGGAGAGAAAGACTGGTGTATAGTCTGCACGACCTTCTTGTACGGCCTTGCGCATGTTCCCGCCGATGAACAGACAGTTCACCCGGAAGCTATTGGCATACTGTGGCTCCGCATACGGAGCAGGTCCCTCTGTGTGGAGATGAATGATCTCTACATCCTGCAACCGAGCTGCCTGACGGACCATCTCCTTGATCAGAGTCTGGGGCGCAGCTGCCACGCTATGAAGATAGATCCGGTGTCCGGACTGAATGGCTGCTATCGCAACTTCGGCACTTACCTGCTGACTCATGGAGTCTCCATTGTGATCGAGACTGCAAAGTTAGCGTTTGGTATCTTCGCTGGAAGCAAGGGAATACAACATGGACATCAAGAACATCATTTTCGTCATCGTCCTGCTCATGGCAGGGGGCTTCTTCCTTCGTAGTGCGATGCGCCTGATCGCGTGGTTGCGGGTAGGAAAGGCCGATGATCGATTCAGCCACATCGGCGAACGCATCCGCACAACACTTGTTGTTGGCTTTGGCCAAAGCAAGATCCTGCGAGACCGCGTGGCCGGACCGATCCACGCGATGATCTTCTGGGGCTTCTTGATCCTGCTGTTCTCCGCGCTGGAAATGGTTCTCGAAGGATTCCATGAAGGTTGGTCATTCAACTTCCTTGGTCCAGTCTACTCGGTAATAACGATCCTCACGGACATCTTCTGCCTGCTGATCATCGTTGGCACGATGATGTCACTCTGGCGCAGGTATGTGACCAAGGTTCGCCGACTCCAAGTTGAACACGAAAAGGTGGAAGCAGGCATGATCCTGCTTACGATCTTCTCGATCGTAACTGCCCTCTTTATCCAGAACTCGCTCAGACTTCATGTGTTCGGCGAGGACTTCTCCTGGGCTGTTCGCCCTGTTGGACGTCCGTTTGGCGCTATGCTTCATGGCGTGCTCGGTGATGCGAGCGGGGTTGTTTTTGAGGTAACCTGGTGGATGCACGCCGTTCTCATCCTGGCCTTCATGAACTACCTCCCGTTCTCTAAACACCTCCACGTTCTTACGTCCATTCCGAATGTCTTTCTAGGACCCCTTTCTCCAACGAACAGCATGGAGAAGATCGATTTTGAGGCTGAAGGTGTTGAGAAGTTCGGCGTAGTGGACATTGAAGATCTGTCGTGGAAGTCGTTGCTCGACGGATATACGTGTACCCATTGCGGACGCTGCACAAGCGTCTGTCCGGCCAATCAAACGGGCAAGGTTCTCGACCCGCGCGGCATCATTGTTGCCATTCACGACCGTACCGTAGACAAGGCGCCCCTTATCCTGAAGAAAGAAGCAGGGGGCGAACTTTCTCCGGATGAACAGGCCGTTTGGGATAAGAAGCTCATTGGTGACTATGTAGATCCAGATGCTCTTTGGGCATGTACCACATGCGGTGCGTGTATGCAGGAATGTCCGGTGAACATCGAACACGTCCCGGCCATCGTTGGAATGCGCAGGTCGATGGTGATGATGGAATCCCAATTCAACGATGAGTCGGCGTTGTTGCCGGACATCTACGGGAACATGGAGACGAATTCCGTTCCCTGGGGCGGGTTTGGTCAGGCAGACCGCGCAAACTGGGCCGAAGGGATGGGCATCAAAACGGCCGCAGAAGACCCGTCGATGGAGGTACTGTTCTGGGTCGGATGTGCCGGATCCTATGACGAACGCGCAAAGAAGACCACAAAGGCCTTCGCCGAACTCATGCAGATCGCCGGAGTGGACTTCCGCATCCTGGGTACGGAGGAAAACTGCACCGGTGATGTGGCACGCAGGACCGGCAATGAGTATTTGGCCGATATGCTCACAAAGACAAACGTAGAGACCTTCCAGCGCTACGATGTGCAGAAGATCGTGGCCACGTGCCCACATTGCTTCAACACCCTCAAAAACGAATACCCACAGTTCGGCTTTTCAGCGGAGATCCTGCACCATACACAGTTCATTCAGGAGCTGATCGAAACGGGTCGTCTTGTGATCGATCGTACGAAGGCTTCTGCCGAAGCTGTGACCTATCATGACTCGTGCTACTTGGGTCGCTACAACGACGAATATGAGGCTCCTAGGGCTACTCTGGAAAATGTGCCGGGCCTTACAGTGCTCGAACCTGCAAGATCGAAGGATCGCGGTCTCTGCTGCGGCGCAGGTGGGGGACGTATGTTCATGGAGGAACACGTGGGAGACCGCGTGAATGAAGTTCGGACGAATGAACTTCTGGGAACTGGCGCTCAGACAATAGCCGTGAACTGTCCATTCTGCACAACGATGATCACCGACGGCGTAAAGGCCGCGGAAAAGGTTGATTCAGTGCAGGTGAAGGACATCGCCGAGATCTTACGGGACCGGGTGAAGGCGTAAGATGGGACGTAAGATGGGACTGAAGATGGGACGCTGGTGCGTTACATTACGCGGGTGCTGAGGGCGAGCTGGCGTGCGAGCTGACTCGTGAGGGTTGTACGGTTGAACTGTTCAACGACGGACTCATCCGGGCGGGGGAGAGCCCCCTTCTTCCATGCATCGATCATTTCATTGATGCAAAGCGCGATCGCCTCAACATCATCCGGGTCTGTGATCCATGAAGCACCGTAGCGCTCGGCGTCTTTCCTGAGTGCTCCGTTGGGGACGCTTACCAGAAGGGGTTTTCTCGTGCCGAAGTACTCGTACAGTTTGGCACTGGAGATGGTGTCTGCATTCCGTGTATTGCCTACCATCATCCACAATACATCACTTTCCATGAGTAGCTTCACAGATTCTTCGTGGGCGCAATATCCATGATCATGGATCACGTCTGAGAGCCCGAGTTTTTTAGCGGCCTTGCTGTATTCCTCGCGCAGTAGTCCCGCAAAGTGGAGTTCGATCGGCACGTCCTTGCGTTCCGACATCACCTTCTTGACAGCTTTGAAGAATGGTATCGGTGTTACAACATCGTAGAAGATGCCTGCATAGGTCAATCGAAATACGCCATCATTGCGCTTGGTAGGGGGCGGAGCAGGAATATCCTCGGGATCGAACCCGTGCGGAAGGATCACCACATCCTCAAAGTTGAGGTGGTTATACGTTGCGATCAGTCGCTCTTTGAGTCTGCGATTGGTAACGGTCACACGTGATGCATGCGTAAGCACGTCGTGCTCCAATGCTTGATGCCGATGTGCATGCCACGGTGTTGGATAGAAATGAAACTGATTTCCATACCAGAGGTCGCGGTAGTCAACAACAAGCGGAATACCTGTCTCTTCACTGAGTTCAGCGGCAGCCATCATCGCAGAGAATGGGGGACCGCTCACAAAGATCGCATCAAAGGTATGCTCCTTCACGAGTTCTCGTGCTAGAGCTAAGGCCTGCTTGGCCCAACTGCGCTTGTTGTCCGGAATGAAGATCGTATCACTTGCCTTACGCATGATCTTGCGCATCCACTCACGCGGCATCTTCACCGTACCCTTGCCTTTGAGGAGGGAATTCGGATCTGCTCCACTGGTACGATGGATGACGATGTCTCGTCCCTCAAGCTCTTCGAGCAGGGACGGATCATGAGCGTAGTAAGCCGTTGGTCCCGTAGTGATGACGTGTGGTTGCCATCCGTTGTCGGGAAGGTATTTGACGAATTTTGAGACGCGCTGAACGCCGCTCAATCCCATCGGCGGGAAATAATACGCGAAGACGAGGACAGAATGTTGTGCCATTACTCCTTACACGATCACAAGTTCGCGCGGGGCGGTTGTAAGGATCTGCGGGCCGTTCGGCGTCACAACCACATCATCTTCGATACGCATGCCGAACTTGCCCGGCAGATAGATCCCGGGCTCGATCGTGATCACACAATTGGATGGAATGGTCTCTCCCTTGTTCGCAGAAGAAACGCGCGGATTCTCGTGTACTTCGTACCCAAGTCCATGGCCAAGGGAATGACGGAAATACTCTCCGTAGCCGGCACGCTCAATAACCGTGCGTGCTGCTTTGTCGAGTTCCGCTGCTCCAACGCCGCTTACGGCTGCATCTAAGGCCGTCATGTGTGCATCATAGAGCACACCGAAGACCTCCATGACCTTCTTGCCCGGCGTGCCAACGCAGAAGGTGCGGGTCATGTCGCTATACAAGCCGTTGACGCAGCAACCAAAGTCCACGGTTACCACGTCGCCACTCTTGATGACGGCAGAACTTGCTCTGCCATGGGGCATGGCACTGCGTACCCCTGCTACCACGATGATGTCGAAAGCATCCTTTTCAGAGCCGAGCTCACGCGTTGTAGAGGCGAGGAAGGTAGAGACCTGTTGTTCGGTCATTCCCGGCTTGAGAATTCCCAACATGCGTTCGTAGGCCGTACTTGCTATCTGAGCAGCATGGCTGATACTTTTGATCTCGGCCGTACTCTTCACTCGTGTGATGTTCTCAACGATGTTTGACGTCTCTACGAGTTTTGCGCTACCGAGCGCCTTCTTCATCACCTTGTGTGAAGCCACGGAGTGTTTTGTAGGATCAAAGCCAACGGACTTCCAGGTCTTGGCCAGCCCCTTCTTTGCCACGGTTCCCCAGGAATCGCGATCGATGATCACTTCAAGACCGTCGACCTTGATCAGTTCCTTGCGAACCTGTACTTCGTAGAGATCATTGGTGAAGAAGTAGGCCTTTCTTCCGGTGACAATGGCTAGTGCCGTTGATCCCGAAAAGCCAAAGAGGTAGCGCAGGCTTGGCACATGCGAGACCACGTATGCATCAAGCTTGTTGACCTTCATTGCAGCGCGAAGTGCGGCAATGCGCAGTTTCGCTGTGTTGGTTTGGGCGGATGTAGCCATGTTCAGCGGGTGTTATAGTTCGGTGATTCTTTTGTGATGATGATGTCATGCGGGTGCGACTCGCGCAGTCCGGCAGATGTCATACGGACGAACCGTGCATCACGTTTCATGTCTTCGATCGTTGAACAGCCACAGTATCCCATTGCTGCTCGGAGACCGCCAACGAGTTGATAGATTGTGTCGGCCACATTTCCTTTATATGGCACGCGGCCTTCAATACCTTCCGGAACGAGCTTTGCGATCTCGTCTTCTACATCTTGGAAGTACCGATCAGCGGACCCTTGGTTCATGGCACCAAGTGAACCCATGCCGCGATACATCTTGTAGGCACGGCCCTCAAGGAGCACTTTCTCTCCCGGAGACTCTTCATGACCGGCAAGCATACCGCCAACCATCACGGTGTCTGCACCGGCAGCGATGGCCTTGGCTACATCACCGGTCTGCTTGATGCCGCCATCGGCGATCACGGGGGTATTCGAGCGTGACGCAACCTCGGCAACATTCATCACGGCGGTGATCTGAGGAACGCCAACACCGGCCACTACACGTGTAGTGCAGATAGAGCCGGGGCCGATACCAACCTTGACCGCATCTGCACCGGCATCGATGAGCGCTTGTGCTGCTTCACCTGTGCCGATGTTGCCGGCGATCACGCTCAAAGATGAGTAGCGACCCTTGATGGCGCTTACCATCGTGATCACACCCTTTGTATGGCCATGTGCTGTGTCAACCACAACAACGTCAACTCCTGCATCAACAAGTGCCGCCACCCGGTCCATCGTGTCAACGGCAATGCCGAGTCCGGCACCAACGAGCAGGCGACCTTGATCGTCCTTGGCTGCCTTCGGATATTTCTGCTTCTTTGAAATGTCCTTTACGGTCATCAACCCAACAAGTACTCCCGAGGCATCAACGATGGGGAGCTTCTCGATACGATGCTGATGAAGAATGCGCTCAGCATCTTCGAGTGTTGTCCCGATCGATGCAGTGATGAGACCTTCGCTTGTCATGATGTTGGCAACGGGTTCATCACTATTGAGTGCAAATCGCATATCGCGATTGGTAACGATCCCTACAAGCCGGTTCTCACTATCGATCACTGGGAATCCCGAGACCTTGTACTTGGCCATCAGATCCTGTGCATCACGCACCGTGTTCTCTCGACGCATGGTGATAGGCTTACGGATCATGCCGCTCTCTGAGCGCTTCACACGGTCCACTTCCTCTGCCTGGCGTTCGATCGACATGTTCTTATGGATGATCCCCAGGCCCCCTTCACGAGCGAGCGCAATGGACATCGACGACTCGGTTACCGTATCCATCGCAGCGCTGATGATCGGTATCCGAAGCTTGATGTTGCGCGTAAGAAAGGCTGAGGTATCTGCGTCGCGGGGGAGTGTCTCCGAATACCGCGGAACTAGAAGTACATCATCAAATGTGATGCCTTCGCTGAGGATCTTTTCGAGTGCCATAGGCAAAAATAGCCAAATGAACAGCGAATAGCGAATTCAGAATAGCGAATAGCGAATAGCGAATAGTGAATCAAAGGTCACCATCAACCATTCGCTATTCACTATTTGCTATTCGCTATTCGCTATTCGCTATTCGCTATTCGCTATTCGCTGTTCGCTATTCGCTATTCGCTACTCCGCCTGCAATCGTGCGGCGCGGATCCGTGCCTCGGCCCAATGCAATTCTTTGCGAGCGAGTTCGCGTGCATTTCTGTCAGGATCTGAATCTGCCTTGGCGCGTGACGATGCAAGATCATTTTCTGCGCTGGCAACATCGATGTCCTTGGCCTGAAGGATGTCTTGTACAACGATATTCACGTTGTTCTTGAGAACTTCAATGAACCCTTCGCGTGCTGCGAAGTACGACACGTGGTTCTTCTCATCCTCGATCTTCAGCACGCCGATATCCAACGAAGAGATGATCGGTGCGTGATTATAAAGGATTTGGAAGGGGCTTTGTGATCCCGGTACGCTTACAGCGAGTGCTGTGCCTTCGTAGGCCGTTGCGCGCGGGGTAACAACGCTGACGTTGAGGATGTGTTCAGACATATTAGTTCTGCGACTTCTTGTAGGCTTCCAATACTTCGTCGAGCGTGCCCTTATAGCTGAAGTAGCCTTCCGGCACATCATCCACGTCTCCATCAAGGATGGCCTTGAAGCCAGCGATGGTGTCGTTGATCTTTACGTAGCGACCAGGGAAGCCGGTGAACTGCTCGGCTACGTGGAATGGCTGGGAGAAGAATCGTTGGATCTTGCGAGCACGGTACACCGTCAACTTGTCTTCATCAGAAAGTTCATCCATACCGAGGATCGAGATGATGTCCTGAAGGTCCTTGTAGGTCTGAAGGATCTTCTTCACGCGTGTTGCCGTGTTGTAGTGGAGCTCACCGATGATC encodes:
- a CDS encoding choice-of-anchor D domain-containing protein; translation: MSSGSLFRSLILAALLVLVSAGAANAQFTGAYKRIKLLEQFTSATCPPCAQAAPYIEAVVKLENDIISVRYHMNYPAPGDPWNVMNGNHPQVRHDLYGISGIPYLRVGGTMNINPTAGVAAINNLVSQIPPTSMAKIDVKQVGGKIEVTVKTDRALSGAHLFFSTIQRSVTIANLPSTLPNSNGERTFGDIMMFMYPDAAGTAITQAAGETKTYTFTPAVGSDLTWNKTNLYGIAFIQDDASLEIIQAGASVTNATPNAFDYFEGSKATANLSGIYERVDRGSTDTKTIALNNSGSEPVTVDLTVSNSEALAQIGMAAEIVPATVTIPGNGTATTELKVTGPDRSVFVSIGTSLAATDGLGGMVPNVYYLVNGGKVVNYYGLGNEGAPLTQIAAQSSAKYLKDVVYMPYSTEILTNYPSSEFDAAIFAFDAYWLNLRGTTLTEIENLLKAKKGIWIQSQAGMYAAFDRYSTNAAFDPTRVWYRTVAGIDLSKFEFRANFDANGNPTSLIQFPVKGVTGDPIGGGITFTGNAATQDYPYYALGTDIIKLTSGSKAKPVLYYDNNQNNVAMVRVEPTYGGRLVYGSVGSEIIAATASRNALTEKVIDWLLGTDAAAPKIAVSLSTLNFGAVEVDASKEMSFTLTNTGNSELNITDYALTGADAMSFDITGGGIVNGVPIKVAAGATHVVKVTFAPTSKKTIFGAVLAFVSNAADAPTVQLRGSSTVTSVETEVVSETGAIGLSLVGANPVADNSAVRLTSNGNVTVTVVDAAGRTVSTLFDGAVNGTETVSIASSTLTSGTYSIVATNGADRAVLTVVVVR
- a CDS encoding GWxTD domain-containing protein yields the protein MKTPTLIALCTLAGGMSNVLAQPAIPAPFMVDVLSFRSVVNPAMTRVDVYVSVPYESLQFSEYNGTMVGEYSVTTTVRDTAGRKLFDSTYKRSVVEDDYAVARGKTGKADNAVRRYELRPGTYRIEIIARDVFGRRDHTVTRKIVVPSLATGSTNMSSVMLASDIEQRGDRFSIVPYVGDIVWSNEVSLFAFVEIYLKDVPTKGLLAWTIEATDGRMLASGTGEPFIAERNVIQSFVPLTTPPRMIPGTYSLRLRLHPVGGSEVADTNIVLAERTRPYVVPRSMTGAVLSDVTKAIKQLIYVADQSDIDVIQGGATEIERLTRFEDYWKKLDPTSSTVRNEALEEYYSRIEQANRRFKSYTEGWLTDMGRVYIIYGEPMNTERFTAQNGVSIVTRWLYPNNLSFTFEDNTGFGDYRLRTPLPANAKYSYRR
- a CDS encoding acetyl-CoA hydrolase/transferase family protein; translation: MSQQVSAEVAIAAIQSGHRIYLHSVAAAPQTLIKEMVRQAARLQDVEIIHLHTEGPAPYAEPQYANSFRVNCLFIGGNMRKAVQEGRADYTPVFLSEIPHLFRSNILDIDVALINVSPPDKHGFCSLGVTVEAAHEALLSAEIVIAQINPNMPRTHGDALVHMNRLTYMVEVDDPIFEVQPPELGEVEQAIGRHVASLVDDGATLQMGIGAIPDAVLHELHGHKDLGVHTEMFSDGLIPLLEKGVVNGRRKTVHPNKIVATFVMGTKKVYEFIDDNPMVAMLDVAYVNNPTVIQRNPKMTAINSAIEVDLSGQVCADSIGTAPYSGVGGQVDFMRGSALSRGGKPIIALPSRTAKGVSRIATILKPGAGVVTSRAHVHYVVTEHGIAYLHGKTLRERAETLIHIAHPDERERLAREARDQWKVSVRI
- a CDS encoding 4Fe-4S dicluster domain-containing protein — protein: MDIKNIIFVIVLLMAGGFFLRSAMRLIAWLRVGKADDRFSHIGERIRTTLVVGFGQSKILRDRVAGPIHAMIFWGFLILLFSALEMVLEGFHEGWSFNFLGPVYSVITILTDIFCLLIIVGTMMSLWRRYVTKVRRLQVEHEKVEAGMILLTIFSIVTALFIQNSLRLHVFGEDFSWAVRPVGRPFGAMLHGVLGDASGVVFEVTWWMHAVLILAFMNYLPFSKHLHVLTSIPNVFLGPLSPTNSMEKIDFEAEGVEKFGVVDIEDLSWKSLLDGYTCTHCGRCTSVCPANQTGKVLDPRGIIVAIHDRTVDKAPLILKKEAGGELSPDEQAVWDKKLIGDYVDPDALWACTTCGACMQECPVNIEHVPAIVGMRRSMVMMESQFNDESALLPDIYGNMETNSVPWGGFGQADRANWAEGMGIKTAAEDPSMEVLFWVGCAGSYDERAKKTTKAFAELMQIAGVDFRILGTEENCTGDVARRTGNEYLADMLTKTNVETFQRYDVQKIVATCPHCFNTLKNEYPQFGFSAEILHHTQFIQELIETGRLVIDRTKASAEAVTYHDSCYLGRYNDEYEAPRATLENVPGLTVLEPARSKDRGLCCGAGGGRMFMEEHVGDRVNEVRTNELLGTGAQTIAVNCPFCTTMITDGVKAAEKVDSVQVKDIAEILRDRVKA
- a CDS encoding glycosyltransferase, with amino-acid sequence MAQHSVLVFAYYFPPMGLSGVQRVSKFVKYLPDNGWQPHVITTGPTAYYAHDPSLLEELEGRDIVIHRTSGADPNSLLKGKGTVKMPREWMRKIMRKASDTIFIPDNKRSWAKQALALARELVKEHTFDAIFVSGPPFSAMMAAAELSEETGIPLVVDYRDLWYGNQFHFYPTPWHAHRHQALEHDVLTHASRVTVTNRRLKERLIATYNHLNFEDVVILPHGFDPEDIPAPPPTKRNDGVFRLTYAGIFYDVVTPIPFFKAVKKVMSERKDVPIELHFAGLLREEYSKAAKKLGLSDVIHDHGYCAHEESVKLLMESDVLWMMVGNTRNADTISSAKLYEYFGTRKPLLVSVPNGALRKDAERYGASWITDPDDVEAIALCINEMIDAWKKGALPRPDESVVEQFNRTTLTSQLARQLALSTRVM
- a CDS encoding aminopeptidase P family protein, which codes for MATSAQTNTAKLRIAALRAAMKVNKLDAYVVSHVPSLRYLFGFSGSTALAIVTGRKAYFFTNDLYEVQVRKELIKVDGLEVIIDRDSWGTVAKKGLAKTWKSVGFDPTKHSVASHKVMKKALGSAKLVETSNIVENITRVKSTAEIKSISHAAQIASTAYERMLGILKPGMTEQQVSTFLASTTRELGSEKDAFDIIVVAGVRSAMPHGRASSAVIKSGDVVTVDFGCCVNGLYSDMTRTFCVGTPGKKVMEVFGVLYDAHMTALDAAVSGVGAAELDKAARTVIERAGYGEYFRHSLGHGLGYEVHENPRVSSANKGETIPSNCVITIEPGIYLPGKFGMRIEDDVVVTPNGPQILTTAPRELVIV
- the guaB gene encoding IMP dehydrogenase, with protein sequence MALEKILSEGITFDDVLLVPRYSETLPRDADTSAFLTRNIKLRIPIISAAMDTVTESSMSIALAREGGLGIIHKNMSIERQAEEVDRVKRSESGMIRKPITMRRENTVRDAQDLMAKYKVSGFPVIDSENRLVGIVTNRDMRFALNSDEPVANIMTSEGLITASIGTTLEDAERILHQHRIEKLPIVDASGVLVGLMTVKDISKKQKYPKAAKDDQGRLLVGAGLGIAVDTMDRVAALVDAGVDVVVVDTAHGHTKGVITMVSAIKGRYSSLSVIAGNIGTGEAAQALIDAGADAVKVGIGPGSICTTRVVAGVGVPQITAVMNVAEVASRSNTPVIADGGIKQTGDVAKAIAAGADTVMVGGMLAGHEESPGEKVLLEGRAYKMYRGMGSLGAMNQGSADRYFQDVEDEIAKLVPEGIEGRVPYKGNVADTIYQLVGGLRAAMGYCGCSTIEDMKRDARFVRMTSAGLRESHPHDIIITKESPNYNTR
- the atpC gene encoding ATP synthase F1 subunit epsilon, whose product is MSEHILNVSVVTPRATAYEGTALAVSVPGSQSPFQILYNHAPIISSLDIGVLKIEDEKNHVSYFAAREGFIEVLKNNVNIVVQDILQAKDIDVASAENDLASSRAKADSDPDRNARELARKELHWAEARIRAARLQAE